In the genome of Drosophila yakuba strain Tai18E2 chromosome 3R, Prin_Dyak_Tai18E2_2.1, whole genome shotgun sequence, one region contains:
- the LOC26535935 gene encoding transmembrane GTPase fzo, with product MAESDSGESTSSVSSYISRSSASSRLSEFVDAKTELQDIYHDLSSYLSSFLTILEESVLLRDRQMLEHLCAFSSRVEAIAKVLSRDRMKVAFFGRTSNGKSAVINALLHEKILPSAMGHTTSCFCQVQANGSDETTEHVKVEQEEQHMELSALKELASAHSPRALKPSTLLQVNMAKNRCSILDYDVVLMDTPGVDVTAQLDDCLDSYCMDADVFILVLNAESTVSRVERQFFKDVASKLSRPNLFILNNRWDKASSLEPEMEQQVKDQHMERCVNLLVDELGVYANAQEAWERIYHVSALEALHIRNGHNQNPTAQTQERYQEFLRFENDFSNCLAESALKTKFGPHLQSAQKILNQLKSTLIGPFIEKVSRLIEENKERRANLNAEMDDWVILMQDDREELQIWFEQLTEMTQRVGQSVLNEQINTLIPSAVLSFAHPFHPEFPAQIGLYQRSLSAHLDELLEDRVLQCLSMPLQEKLFQMENELELQITDKSYNWQFIYNVDCQSYMVDFQPDLRFMFSLGFTALWHRLEGNIPLQASAFRMPKLHNGHKKCLPLPPLMHGNHWQMLESLVKSKGSLGTVLLSALAIRSFSWPIVLILGGLVGSFYLYEYAAWTTAAQERSFKRQYVRLLQQRLRADVQQTVNGFEFQLRQHLAKVRNCWEAKSSETLSDLEVRTSELTKQIKSMEVLQLKLKKFRDEGQLLASRLADFQETYLSKGCKL from the coding sequence ATGGCGGAATCCGACTCGGGAGAAAGTACTTCGTCGGTGTCCTCATACATATCCCGCTCGTCGGCGTCCTCGCGATTGAGTGAGTTTGTGGACGCCAAGACGGAGCTGCAGGATATATACCACGATTTGAGTAGCTATCTGTCGAGTTTTCTAACTATTTTGGAGGAGAGTGTCCTCTTGAGAGATCGACAAATGCTGGAGCACCTGTGCGCCTTCTCCAGCAGAGTGGAGGCCATTGCAAAGGTACTTTCGCGCGATCGAATGAAGGTGGCATTTTTTGGACGCACCTCAAACGGCAAGAGTGCCGTGATCAATGCCCTGTTGCATGAGAAGATCCTGCCCAGCGCCATGGGCCACACCACCAGTTGTTTTTGCCAAGTGCAGGCCAATGGCTCTGACGAAACAACCGAGCACGTGAAGGtcgagcaggaggagcagcacaTGGAGCTGAGTGCCCTCAAGGAGCTGGCCAGTGCACATTCGCCAAGGGCCCTGAAACCCTCGACGCTGCTGCAGGTGAATATGGCCAAGAACCGCTGCTCGATCTTGGACTACGACGTGGTTCTGATGGATACACCTGGCGTGGATGTAACCGCGCAACTGGACGACTGCCTGGATAGCTACTGCATGGATGCGGATGTATTCATCTTGGTTTTGAACGCAGAGTCCACTGTTTCGCGCGTGGAAAGGCAGTTCTTCAAGGATGTGGCATCCAAACTCTCGCGTCCCAATCTCTTCATACTTAACAATCGCTGGGACAAGGCCAGCAGTCTGGAGCCGGAAATGGAGCAGCAGGTCAAGGATCAGCACATGGAACGCTGCGTTAACCTGCTGGTGGATGAGTTGGGTGTTTATGCCAATGCGCAAGAAGCCTGGGAAAGGATCTATCATGTCTCGGCCTTGGAAGCCTTGCACATACGAAATGGTCACAATCAGAATCCCACGGCACAAACACAAGAGCGATACCAGGAGTTTCTGCGTttcgaaaatgatttttcCAATTGCCTCGCCGAGTCTGCGTTGAAAACCAAGTTTGGGCCACACCTGCAGAGTGCACAGAAGATTTTAAACCAGTTGAAATCCACGCTGATAGGTCCTTTCATAGAAAAAGTAAGTCGTCTAATAGAGGAGAATAAGGAGCGGAGAGCAAACTTAAATGCGGAAATGGACGACTGGGTAATACTAATGCAAGATGACAGAGAAGAGCTGCAGATTTGGTTCGAGCAACTAACTGAAATGACACAACGTGTGGGTCAGAGTGTTTTAAACGAACAGATCAACACGTTAATACCCTCGGCTGTCTTATCCTTCGCGCACCCATTTCACCCAGAGTTTCCAGCACAAATTGGTCTCTATCAACGCTCTTTAAGTGCCCATTTGGATGAGCTTCTTGAGGATCGAGTGTTGCAATGTCTGTCCATGCCACTGcaggaaaaacttttccaaatgGAGAATGAACTGGAGCTGCAGATCACGGACAAATCCTACAACTGGCAGTTCATCTACAACGTGGATTGCCAATCCTATATGGTGGACTTTCAGCCAGATCTTAGGTTTATGTTTTCCCTGGGCTTTACCGCACTGTGGCATCGTCTCGAAGGAAATATACCACTGCAGGCAAGTGCATTCCGAATGCCAAAGTTACACAATGGCCACAAGAAATGCTTGCCACTGCCACCTTTGATGCACGGCAACCACTGGCAGATGCTGGAATCGTTGGTCAAGTCCAAAGGTAGCCTGGGAACCGTATTGCTGAGTGCCCTGGCCATCCGTTCGTTCAGCTGGCCAATCGTGTTGATCCTTGGCGGCCTCGTCGGATCCTTTTACCTCTACGAGTACGCCGCCTGGACGACAGCCGCCCAAGAGCGCAGTTTCAAGAGGCAGTACGTCAGGCTGTTGCAACAACGTCTGCGGGCGGATGTGCAGCAAACCGTCAACGGGTTTGAGTTCCAGTTGCGACAGCACCTGGCCAAAGTCCGAAATTGCTGGGAGGCCAAGTCCAGTGAAACGCTGAGTGACCTGGAAGTGAGGACCTCGGAGCTGACCAAGCAAATAAAATCGATGGAGGTGTTGCAGCTGAAACTGAAGAAGTTTCGGGACGAGGGACAGCTGCTGGCCAGTCGATTGGCGGACTTTCAAGAGACCTACTTGAGCAAGGGCTGCAAATTATGA